The Klebsiella sp. RHBSTW-00484 genome includes a window with the following:
- the purD gene encoding phosphoribosylamine--glycine ligase: MKVLVIGNGGREHALAWKAVQSPNVDTVFVAPGNAGTALEPALQNVAIGVTDIPALLAFAQSEKIDLTIVGPEAPLVIGVVDAFRAAGLKIFGPTEGAAQLEGSKAFTKDFLARHNIPTAEYQNFTEIEPALAYLREKGAPIVIKADGLAAGKGVIVAMTLEEAEAAVHDMLAGNAFGNAGHRIVIEEFLDGEEASFIVMVDGEHVLPMATSQDHKRVGNGDTGPNTGGMGAYSPAPVVTDEVHQRTMERIIWPTVKGMAAEGNTYTGFLYAGLMIDKQGNPKVIEFNCRFGDPETQPIMLRMKSDLVDLCLAACEGKLDEKASEWDQRAALGVVIAAGGYPADYRTGDVIHGLPLEETADGKVFHAGTKLADDDRVLTSGGRVLCATALGHTVAEAQKRAYALMADIRWDGSFSRNDIGWRAIEREQN; this comes from the coding sequence ATGAAAGTATTAGTTATTGGCAACGGCGGGCGCGAGCACGCCCTGGCCTGGAAAGCGGTACAGTCACCAAATGTCGATACCGTTTTTGTCGCACCGGGTAACGCGGGCACCGCGCTGGAGCCTGCGCTGCAAAACGTGGCTATCGGTGTTACCGATATCCCGGCACTGCTGGCCTTTGCCCAGAGCGAGAAGATTGACCTGACTATCGTCGGCCCGGAAGCGCCGCTGGTGATTGGCGTGGTCGACGCCTTCCGCGCCGCCGGTCTGAAAATCTTTGGCCCCACCGAAGGTGCCGCGCAGCTTGAAGGCTCAAAAGCCTTCACCAAAGATTTCCTCGCCCGTCATAACATTCCGACGGCGGAATATCAGAACTTCACCGAAATCGAACCCGCGTTGGCTTACCTGCGCGAGAAAGGCGCACCCATTGTCATCAAAGCCGACGGTCTGGCTGCCGGTAAAGGCGTTATCGTGGCAATGACGCTTGAAGAAGCCGAAGCCGCCGTGCATGACATGCTGGCAGGCAACGCCTTTGGCAATGCAGGTCACCGTATCGTGATTGAAGAGTTCCTCGACGGTGAAGAGGCAAGCTTTATCGTGATGGTCGACGGCGAGCACGTGCTGCCAATGGCCACCAGCCAGGATCACAAACGCGTAGGTAATGGCGACACCGGCCCGAACACCGGCGGAATGGGTGCATATTCTCCGGCGCCAGTCGTGACCGATGAAGTTCATCAGCGCACCATGGAACGCATCATCTGGCCAACCGTCAAAGGCATGGCGGCGGAAGGTAACACCTACACCGGTTTCCTGTATGCGGGTCTGATGATCGACAAACAGGGCAACCCGAAAGTGATTGAGTTCAACTGCCGCTTTGGCGATCCGGAAACTCAGCCGATCATGCTGCGCATGAAATCGGATCTGGTGGATCTTTGTCTGGCCGCTTGTGAAGGCAAGCTGGACGAGAAGGCCTCCGAGTGGGACCAGCGCGCTGCGTTAGGCGTGGTGATTGCCGCCGGAGGTTATCCGGCTGACTACCGTACCGGGGACGTTATCCACGGCCTGCCGCTGGAAGAAACCGCAGACGGCAAAGTATTCCACGCCGGGACTAAACTCGCGGATGACGACCGTGTGTTGACCAGCGGCGGTCGCGTACTATGCGCCACCGCGCTGGGTCATACCGTTGCCGAAGCGCAGAAGCGCGCTTATGCCCTGATGGCTGATATTCGCTGGGACGGCAGCTTTAGCCGTAACGACATCGGCTGGCGCGCCATCGAACGCGAGCAAAACTAG
- the zraR gene encoding sigma-54-dependent response regulator transcription factor ZraR: protein MTDEKVDILVVDDDVSHCTILQALLRGWGYNVALAHNGLLALELVKQKVFDLVLCDIRMAEMDGIETLKEIKAYNPAIPVLIMTAFSSVGTAVEAIKSGALDYLIKPLDFDKLQETLAQALAHTRQSDSGMEPGPAAQFGMVGDSPAMQTLLSNIALVAPSDATVLICGESGTGKELVARALHASSRRNNQPLVTLNCAALNESLLESELFGHEKGAFTGADKRREGRFEQADGGTLFLDEIGDISPLMQVRLLRAIQEREVQRVGSNQTIKVDVRLIAATHRDLAEEVSAGRFRQDLYYRLNVVTIDMPPLRQRREDIPQLARYFLQRYAERNRKAVQGFTPQAMDLLIHYDWPGNIRELENAVERAVVLLTGEYISERELPLSIAGTPVPALSLSDDVIQPLVEVEKEVILAALEKTGGNKTEAARQLGITRKTLLAKLSR, encoded by the coding sequence ATGACGGATGAGAAGGTAGACATTCTGGTTGTTGATGACGATGTCAGCCATTGTACGATCCTCCAGGCCTTACTGCGGGGCTGGGGCTATAACGTCGCATTGGCCCACAACGGGCTGTTGGCTCTGGAGCTAGTGAAGCAAAAAGTATTTGACCTGGTGCTGTGCGATATCCGTATGGCGGAGATGGACGGTATCGAAACGCTCAAGGAAATTAAGGCTTACAACCCGGCAATCCCGGTACTCATCATGACCGCTTTCTCCAGCGTCGGAACGGCGGTTGAAGCTATCAAGTCCGGGGCGCTGGATTATCTCATCAAACCGCTGGATTTTGACAAACTGCAGGAGACGCTTGCCCAGGCGTTGGCACATACGCGCCAGTCCGATAGCGGCATGGAACCAGGCCCAGCAGCACAATTTGGCATGGTGGGTGATAGCCCGGCGATGCAGACGCTACTCAGCAATATCGCCCTGGTGGCGCCATCTGATGCGACAGTGTTGATCTGCGGTGAGTCAGGTACCGGCAAAGAGCTGGTTGCCCGTGCGCTCCACGCCAGTAGCAGGCGTAATAATCAACCGCTGGTGACGCTGAACTGTGCGGCGCTCAATGAATCGTTGCTGGAGTCGGAACTGTTCGGTCATGAGAAGGGCGCGTTTACCGGGGCCGATAAACGGCGGGAAGGGCGTTTTGAGCAAGCCGATGGCGGCACATTATTCCTCGATGAGATTGGTGATATCTCACCGCTGATGCAGGTGCGATTGTTACGGGCGATCCAGGAACGAGAAGTTCAACGCGTTGGGAGTAATCAGACGATTAAGGTTGATGTCAGACTGATTGCCGCCACCCATCGCGATTTAGCCGAAGAGGTGAGTGCCGGTCGCTTTCGTCAGGATCTCTACTATCGCCTGAACGTGGTGACCATCGACATGCCGCCGTTGCGTCAGCGTCGAGAAGATATCCCACAGCTGGCGCGCTATTTCCTGCAACGTTATGCCGAGCGTAACCGCAAGGCGGTGCAGGGTTTTACGCCGCAGGCGATGGATTTGCTGATCCACTACGACTGGCCTGGCAATATTCGTGAACTGGAAAACGCGGTGGAGCGGGCGGTGGTTCTGCTGACGGGAGAGTATATTTCCGAACGCGAGCTACCGTTGTCGATTGCCGGTACGCCAGTTCCGGCGTTGTCGCTATCCGATGACGTGATTCAACCGCTGGTGGAAGTAGAAAAAGAGGTGATTCTGGCGGCGCTTGAAAAAACGGGCGGCAACAAAACTGAAGCCGCCCGCCAGTTAGGCATTACGCGCAAAACGCTGCTGGCTAAGCTTAGCCGCTAG
- the zraS gene encoding two-component system sensor histidine kinase ZraS yields the protein MNVMRLSKDSVAVGLSWLLTGLILLLVCLFSVLIVRDNSRENDAARQTIQEKGSVLIRALESGTRVGMGMRMHHAQLQALLEEMAWQPGVLWFAVTDENGKIIAHSDPQQVGGTLYSADAMRGLNIGGEERWRRLEKPEPALEIYRQFRPLNGGGAHHMRMMMRRESADLRAQVPQVIFIAFDARELDADNARGLRNMIVMLCAAGVVMVATVLAQFWFRRYQRSRKQLQEAMARKEKLVAIGHLAAGVAHEIRNPLSSIKGLAKYFAERTPPDGEAHQLAQVMAKEADRLNRVVSELLELVRPAHLKYQSVDLNEVITHSLQLIGQDAQSRAIELNFNAQPSLRRIEADPDRLKQVLLNLYLNAMQAIGHHGTIRVEVGECDGQRVKIVVTDSGKGMTAEQRQAIFTPYFTTKADGTGLGLAVVQNIVEQHGGTIHADSTPGKGAVFTLYLPVSAQQKDEQG from the coding sequence ATGAACGTGATGCGGTTGTCGAAGGATTCTGTTGCTGTTGGGCTGAGCTGGCTACTGACTGGCCTCATCTTACTGCTGGTGTGCCTGTTTTCCGTACTTATCGTGCGCGACAATAGTCGTGAGAACGACGCCGCGCGCCAGACCATTCAGGAAAAAGGCAGCGTACTGATTCGCGCCCTGGAGTCCGGAACTCGCGTCGGTATGGGAATGCGTATGCATCACGCCCAGCTTCAGGCGCTGCTTGAGGAAATGGCCTGGCAGCCCGGCGTACTGTGGTTTGCGGTGACGGATGAGAATGGCAAAATTATTGCTCATAGCGATCCGCAGCAGGTTGGCGGGACGCTGTATTCTGCCGATGCGATGCGCGGGTTGAACATTGGTGGCGAGGAGCGCTGGCGGCGGCTTGAAAAACCGGAACCGGCGCTGGAAATCTATCGCCAGTTTCGCCCGCTTAACGGCGGGGGCGCTCATCATATGCGCATGATGATGCGCCGCGAATCTGCCGACCTGCGTGCTCAGGTGCCGCAGGTCATTTTTATCGCCTTTGATGCCCGGGAACTGGATGCTGACAACGCCCGTGGTCTGCGGAATATGATCGTTATGCTGTGCGCGGCAGGCGTGGTGATGGTGGCAACCGTGCTGGCTCAATTTTGGTTCCGACGCTATCAGCGCTCGCGTAAGCAACTACAGGAAGCGATGGCGCGTAAAGAGAAACTGGTGGCGATCGGGCATTTGGCTGCGGGCGTCGCGCATGAGATTCGTAACCCGTTATCCTCCATTAAAGGGCTGGCAAAGTATTTTGCTGAACGTACCCCGCCCGACGGCGAAGCGCATCAGTTGGCCCAGGTGATGGCAAAAGAAGCCGATCGTTTAAACCGGGTGGTCAGCGAACTTCTGGAACTGGTGCGTCCGGCACATTTAAAATATCAATCGGTTGATTTGAATGAGGTCATTACCCACTCGCTTCAGTTGATTGGCCAGGATGCGCAGAGCCGCGCTATCGAGCTGAACTTTAACGCTCAGCCTTCGCTACGCCGGATTGAGGCCGACCCTGACAGGCTTAAGCAGGTATTACTGAACCTGTATCTCAACGCGATGCAGGCCATTGGACATCACGGGACGATTCGTGTGGAAGTCGGCGAATGCGATGGTCAGAGAGTGAAAATCGTCGTGACCGATAGTGGAAAAGGGATGACGGCAGAGCAAAGACAGGCCATCTTCACCCCCTATTTTACGACCAAAGCAGATGGTACCGGACTGGGGCTGGCGGTAGTGCAGAATATTGTTGAACAACATGGCGGAACGATCCACGCCGACAGTACGCCGGGAAAAGGCGCCGTTTTTACGCTTTATCTGCCGGTGAGCGCGCAACAAAAGGATGAACAAGGATGA